A region of the Drosophila subpulchrella strain 33 F10 #4 breed RU33 chromosome 3L, RU_Dsub_v1.1 Primary Assembly, whole genome shotgun sequence genome:
tttattaaAGAAGCATTTTCTGGCTAAAGCCGGTTTCATAAAAATAACATGTTTAATTGAGTATGCACATCACACATATATTAGTTATTAAAGTTAATAATACATCTCAGTTTTTATAGTACAGTGTTTATTTAGTCAGGAGAAATTCCAATTGAATTACCTGGAAATATGTTTGCACAGCAATGTGTTCTTAAAAGGTAATAAATTCTGATTTCATCTGCGAAGAACCTGGGGTTCCCATAAATTCTTTTGAAATCAATGTAAATATGTGGATCTGGGAACTATTTGTAAAGTCGGGCtttggaaaaataaattttaagttGCTCCGCAAATTTCCATTTTATAATTGCTGTgggtttaaaattataaacaaaaaatagaTAAGAATATGTGAAAGTTAATTAGAAATACAGTTCaggaataaattaaattttaagtaGGTTATACTAAAGGTATAAACGTAAACGGCCttgttttgcttttatttttttgtgccGATTAGCTCATGCAAAATTCTTAGCTTATCTAACTTTTGTTTGTTCTAGCAAAAAATAGTTACTcacttaaaataataaaatgaacATGTTTCTTGCAATTTTTATGTACATACATCATACAAGAAAACAATATAATATAAACTTTTGCAACTCAAAAATAAACGGTAAACTTTACTCGAGGTCAGAAAGTGTCTATGTTTTATTAGCTACTTGTAGAGCATATCGGCACGTTTTTGATTACTTtatcatttcatttttctAGCTAATACGTTTTAATTCTGTGGAAAATTCTTATTTATCAACTTATATCAATCGAACTAAGAAGTTTTTATAATCTACAGCAAAACAATCCATTTCAACTTCAAGAAGTGCAGTGaatgtaaattaaaatattctaaATTCTTTCTAAAGAAACTACAAATTGAATTTTAGTAGTTAAAATTATGTAGTTTTGGTGTTGAAAAGTATtatttaaacatatgtttagCCCAAAAAATTTACGGAAGACATGAAtccattttgttttgtgtgcATGTACAATGCATAAAAGTAGATTAAATTCTGCGAAAACGTTATCGCGAGctgaaaaaaaacgaaaaataaatacttactCCACAAGTAccaataattataaaaacaagtaTGTCAAGTACATAAGTAATATAAGTATATTAACTAAAAAGCGAGACTTTTATCCAAAATCGAAGGCAATTTTCACGACATTTTGTACGGAATTGTATGTTTTCCACCCGAAATTTACGCCACAGTACAAAGTTTCAGTCGAGGTGGCGGGCACAACCAAATGATTTAAATACATACAGATGCataataaagtaaaaaaacGAATTCGGGAGAACGTTAGCCCGTGGCCACAGTTTGTAGATTGTAGAGGTCAAGGCTATAATGCTTTCTATACGTATGGGGCGTTCGTGAGGGTCTGATACGAACGAGCGGCGGAAAAAGTGCAAATAAATTGTGAcgcatttttattttgttattgcaAATGATATAAATACACCGAACGGCAGTGCACACAGTTGGACAAAagcacagatacagatacagatacagatacatgtGTGCCCCACTCAAACGAAATGAAAAACGCTAAATGCGAACGAGAAATGTGAAAAAGAGAAGCCGACGTAAGAGCACAACGAACTTTTGCGAAATgtgaaattataaaacaaagcGCGCGGCGTAGGCAACACCAGAAACAgcaacaataataaaaaacagagGCATTAAACCATCTACATGCACACAGCTGCAGCAAAACCAATACCAAAACCGAATTCCAACGGCAACAGGCTCAACAAATGCCAAATTAAAATGCTAAAAAAGagctaaaaacaaaacaagccGCAATGTTTGCTATGGTGTTgacttgtttttgtttttcggcACTGTCTCTTTCCAACACTCCAAACCcaagtttgtttgttttaagcCAAGGCCAAGCCGAGGGAATTTTTCACTGCCTCTTCtgtttttttggtatttgtaTCTTTTTATTTCCAAACACAACCCGCctgtaaaaatgtaaattttgaattgcAAATATGTACTCAAAACAAAGgctaaaagaaaataaacaacagaGGGAGAAAAGATAAGGGAAAACGCGAATGAAGTGAAATGTTTGCCTAAACACGAAGGGGAAAGCTTGATAGTTGATTAGGATAGATTGTGGCTTTTTAATGAGCCACCAAGTTCATTCACTCGGGGAAATCGAAAGGAACTTTTAATCAAATGGGTTAACCTTCAAAAATTAATTGCGTAAAGGTCTTGTAGCGGaactaattaaatatattatttgtcTGGGTAAGCTGTTAatcacttttattttttatagttaatcatttaaatttaaaatcattttctaCCCAAACTAGTTTCTAataattttactttttttatgAGAAACAATTCTTTTATGTCGATTTTTAAAAGTCGAAACACGCAATTTTTGAGTTGATGCTGAAATCTTGATTGCTAATATTTTGTAACATGTACaaatttgtataatatttttaatacataGAGCTTTAGAAGTTTAAAAGTTTGGTATAAATGCTCGGAATTCTTTTTTTTGACATGTCACTCTGATAGTAAATGAGATTCAAAAGGTATTTCATTAACTTTCTTttaatatgtatgtacaatgtacatatggATAGACTGATCAAATCCTACCTTTTTTCTTATTGGCCTCCAAGTTTTGCTTGGCCTCGAAGCGTTTGGTTATTTGGGCCTTGAGTTCGTTGGGATGGTTGGGGGTAATGATGCAAACCATGTTTTATGTTCCAATCATCGTACAGCTGATTCCGAACATAATTGCTTAACATTAATAAATGATtgagtttaaaaataatctaaatagctttcaaaatatttagttCCCAAACAAAGAATTTATGTTAAATAAGAATATTTCAAACTTGCACTTAATATCGTTTTTCGTACTTGCTTATCGCATCAACCATACATCAAAATTAGAACAGACAATTGCTTGACGCTTATGAATGATTGAATGTCAATCTTattggttttattttaaatggtttttaaaaatgtatttaaccCTCAGTTGATAttgatttttcatatttgctTATGTGCTAGGAAACCAATTAAAGCTGttaattagaaaaaaaaacaatcaatTTACTTGCACCATTTTAAAATCGTTTAAAACATGCCATTCGATTATTTATAGCTGTAGTTTATGCTGCCTTAAACAAATTAACAGGTCTGGCCAACTTGAAAAGGTACAGATGTACATACATTTTAGGTATTCactacatatgtatgtatagaAAATGACAATTAACAATGTCGAACACGCCCACAACACAACAACACAAACCAATTTCGTTAAATAACTTTTGACGGGCTCCGTCAGCTTTTTGTGCGCAAATCGAAAAAGATTTCTTGTTTTGTCTCTGCTAACTATTTGttttcttctatttttatttcagtatttgttgttgtttataATAGATGTGATTGTGGGGGCCTTTCGCCCAGAGCTATGGGTTTTCGCTTATTCACGCTAATGTTTTTATCTCTGTCATAATTTCGTATAAATGGTTGTTCTAGCCATTATCTCTCTATTTGTTTATGTACTTGTTAATCAGGCAACACGTGAGTATAGTGTTAGTTTTGGGGTCGGTCAGTCCGTTGGTAATCCCCCATAATTGATAACGCGTTGAAGGTGCTCATAAGAATTAAGGACTTTGGATTGATTAGTCTTTTAATTTTCACTGTTGCTCTGGGAACGGTTTTCGCGAATATTGAAAAACGCGAATGAACTTGGAGGGGTAGATAGATCCACGGGCGGCCTTATCGCTATAGCATATGGTTGAAATTCGAAATTCCGCTCTGAACACGAGCCGACGAACTGCAAGAGAACTCAAGGCGTCTTATCTGTAACTTTTTTATAGCTTGcagcaattttaatttttaattatgaGCAGACAACTTTAAATCACAATTGATTGGGTTGAACCTAAAGATTACACAACATATCTATGAGTTGTACCTtattaaattgatttaaattatgAACATGGTAAGAGAAATATTAGGCAAAGTAAAAACTAAACTTGTAACTAATTATGTAATTTTTGTTATTGAGAATAAAATAGAATTCGGATTTCATATACTTAGTTGTCTTTGTactaaatacattttagtttttGACACATCTATACGCCAAGACACAAAGCATTTTTTCAGGTCGAACACTTCTGAGTTAATCCAAATCCAAATTTGTGTCCAATTTCTCTTAGTTTCGCCATAAATGAATCATTTTGGGGCATTTTGTGCTGTGCTCGGTTCATTGGAAAGTCAGTTTATTTTCGTGCACGTTCTTTAGAAAGTCGTTGAACTGTTTGCACTTCCCTCTCGCCACCACTCTCCCTTCCCCTCGTAATATCCCTCTTTCTCCCAcgaattattttgtaaaaggCAAACAGatcttttaagtttatttgtttttagcaATTTCATCATCATGTGGAATTTGTTGAAATTAGAATGAGTATCTTGTCGACTTGAACTTTTATAGCCACAATAAATACTGTGAAAATGACAAACAAAAACCCAAGAAGATTAAACTTTGACTTTGGAATATTTCCTGAAAAATATACGTACTTCTTTGAATGTTCTTTTATTGTTCTCGTAATGGGCTAAGCTAAATGCTTGATTCATTCAACAAACAATAAATGGGAGACTTTGAGATTGAAAGCTTAAGGAAAGAATTTATCTTGAAGAATAGAAAAAAGAATGGGTGTACTATAATGATATATTAATAGTTATATTCGGTTTATTATAtcaagattttaaatttttcaattcGCTTTGTATTGATGTTATTcaattaatttcatatttttacaAGGCTCGTGTGATGGTTACTACATTTTTGGCTTGGAGTAGCTGATTCTGCtctattttatttcattgccATAATCAAGTGACCaaagttaatttaattttaagcaaaTTAACAAAGAATAGTGCcttctatatttatttattccatGTTGTTTCTGATGCATTGCATTTGAACTATATACTTTAAATTTCCAAATggattgttattattatgaGAGTAATACTTTGCTTACACACTTATAAGCGATTGAATTATATTATGCTCTAGATTAAGTGATGAACACATTTCGCAATTATTAATTAGTGGTTTGTACTTTATTTCAGGCCACCATCATGGAACCCAACCGACATCACGAATATCAGACACATCATCAGCCGCATCCGTCGATGCAGCACCACCCAACGCATCCACATCACCAGCCAGCGCATCACCAACCACCGCACCACCCACAGCAACCGATCCACCAGCATCACCCACCGCctccacagcagcagcagcagcaacaaccacCACCGCCGCAGCAGATCCACCAACAGCAGCATCCACATCACTACCAGCAGCTGCATCACCACCCCACGAGCTCCACAGCGGTGGGCAGTTCCTCCTCCGCCAGCTATGGCAATCACCATCCGCAGCATCACACCACAGCCTTGGCCGAGGATCAGCGATCCCGGACGGGGATGTACATGGGCAGAAGCAGTCAGCCTGGCTTGCCACCACCTCCGCATCCGCCGGCACAGGGATCAGGCCCATCTGGTCCCAGTGGCAGCGATCCCCATATGCAATACTACACCTCAAACCAAAATTTGGCCCTGAAGAAGATGCCCGATCCGCATCCCAGTTGGAGCTACAAAAGCCAAGCTGTTCCGGCTCCGGCTTCGGCGCCCGGTTTGCGGCAGCATGGGAATCCCGGCCTGTATCAAACAGGTAGCACTGCCTACTGGCCGCCACCGGATGAGCAGATGCATCACCAGCAGCCGTCCAGGTATGCCTATGGGAAGCCAGGAGGCCCCATATCGGGATCGAGACCCATGCCGGGACCCCTGCCAAACAGTCAGCGATACTACAGCGAGGACATCAAGTACTCCACAGTACCTGCCGCCTCCAAGGTGGTCACCTACGCACCACCAGCCAGCTCCTCGCAGCCACAGCCACCGCCACCCACCTCCAGCTCGTCAGCCAACTCATCATCCGTCCGCCACTATGAACTCGAACATGTGGTTAATCCTAGTAATCCTAGTAACGAGCACCAGCAACCGAGTCCCAACTACGGCAGGAAGTGTCCGCCGCACTACGAAACTCCGCCGGAGCAGAGGAGTGCAGGGGCCACGCCCAATTCGACGGGCGCGCCCACATCCACATCGCACCACCAGAGCCTGTACATCCCGATGCCGACGTTTAGTACGGAAAAGTTCCAAACCACCGTACACAATGCGATCGAGAAGTACGTGAGGGAAACTCCCGGACCCAGTTTGGAATATCCCAGAGGTGGTGCAGCAGCTGGTGTGGGAGCTACCGGTGGAGCAGCCTATGGCCGGACTGGTTACTACAATCAGCAGCCGGTGAAGAACTCCAAAACGGCTCCGCCTACTCCACAAACTGCCACCTCTAGTTATGTGAAGATGGAACCAGAGCACGCTCTTACCGGCAGTTTGCCGCAACCCACGAGATCCTCGCTTTATCACAATCCCTACAACGTGGAGAGCAGGGAAAGGGATTCCTCGCCGGCTATGGCCACTGTGCCGGCACCACATGGGTATCCAACCAAGTATGGAAAGCTgatacagcagcaacatgccGGCGGAGTGGGAACGACTAGCTCTGCGCCCTACTCAAGTTACTACCATCAGGGAACTCCCTCGCCAGCGGCGGGAGCAGTGGCTTCGCCCACGCCAGCACCAGCACCGCCGCCTGCGGGAGCACCGGGAACGATTATGGTTCCCGGGACGGCAGTGGGTGCCGGTATCCCTCAGCACAGTAGCCAACCTGCTCCTGCGCCCGTCAACAGTCAGCAACCCGCCTCATCCTCTAGCAATGCCAACTACTCCACCCTGCAGGTATATCCTCACGGACCGGATATATGCTACCAACCAGGAAGTCAATCCCAGGCGCAAAGCCAAAGCCAGAGTCATCCCAATCCCGCCAAAAAACCACCAACCGTAACTAAACCCAACTATCGTGCTTTGATCAACGATATGTTGAAAAGAAATACAGCTAGCGAGCAGGAACTCAATCTGCAGATCATCAAGAAGACTCTCAATATGGAGCCGCCAGCGAGGAATCATCCCGCACCAAGTAGAGTCATTCAACAGGCTGCTGCACCCGCTCCTCCAGCGGTTTCGTCTGCTCCTCATCCGCCACCGCCACCGATCCATTCACCATTGGATTTATCCATGCGTACGGTCAAGCAGACTGCGGATTCCACGGAGTACAAGTACCAGAGACCCAGCACGGATTACAAGCTACCACAGGCGGGTTTGGGTGGAGGTTTGGGCCTGCCCAGGTTCGACATCACACCCAACTTCTCGGCGGCAACCAGAAGCGGAGCACCCACGAGTCCGGCGCCAACAGCTGTGATACGACAGGCTCCGGCTTTACCGGCAGCAGCACCCCTTCCACCCACGGTTTCAGTTCCTCCGGTAGCGGCTGCACCGGCCCTGGTAATCAAAACCCTTCAGCAGATGCGTCCTAGTGTGGTGGAAACTAATCCGTTTGCCAAGCGACAGCAACAGCTACCGCCAGAAACGAGCATTGTCCAGGTGAACAAGCCTCCGGTGGAACTGATGCCCACCCCTTCGCCGAGTCCCCACAACAGCAGCAATCCCAACTACCTGGGTAGGAAACGGCACCTGCAGGAGTATAACCAAGCCGCAGCCAAGCAGGCAAGATTGGATGCGGAATCTTCAGGATCTCTAGTCCCGGGAGCACCCCTTATTGCTGCTCCCACATCCGTGGTTGTAGTAGCTCCAGTGCCTGTGATTGCTGTCAATGAACAGGCGCTGGCCGCCAAGCGGGAAAGGGAAATGCAACCCGCGGGCCTGCCAGAGTCCTCCACTTCCGCCAGTACAGTTCCCAAGGTGGAACCCCGGATTCGCACCAAGGCCGAGCTCAAGGGTTTCACATTTACGCCACCTGTGCTGGTCACCTCCACCACCAATGCTTCCAGTACAATCTCACCACCCAGGACGCCACCTAACCAGGTTACTAATCACATACAAATTAAGCTAGAGCCCGCGCCACCAAAGGCGGCAGATTTGGGTCTAGAGGAGGAACTCAGTTTGGGTAACCTGATGGACTGGGGCAGTACATGCAATAATCTCGTCGAGCAATTACTCAGCAAGGTGGTGGTGCCACCTGCGTTACCAGTCAGCACCGGCATCAAACTGGAGCTCAGTGAAGATGACCTGCCAGTGGCCCGCATTCTCAAGAGGCAACCTCTGGCAGCAGTAGCTCCCGCTGGAGGAGATGCCGAATCGGCCACCACGCAATTAACCACAACCACCAACGGAATCTCTTCGTCTTTGGGCAATGGCAGTGGCCAAAAGAAGCTGAGCAAAGTGGAGAGGGAGAAGAAGCGTCTGCAGCAGGAGCAAAGGATTGCCGCCCGCTTGGCGCCCAAGGAGGGTGAAAGTAGTTCTTCGGAGAGCGACACCACGGAGCTTCACAAGCGTAACTCCGCGCGGCAGAAGAAACCCCTTCTGCGAAAGGGAAGGGCAAGGCAAAGATCTCCGGAAGCAGCCAGCATCCAGCAGAGCAGCGACGAGgagcaggagaaagtgaacCAGAGGCTTAGCCGCAGTCAAACCTCCAGCGAGGAAAGTAAAACGAAAGCCACCTCCACAAAAAAGGAAGTGAAAAAGGAGGCGAAGACTCCCAATAACAAGGCCAACAATAACACCTCTCTGACCAAAACCAGCAAGAAACAATTCGATGCTTCCAGCCAAaacaaatccaaaagtgaGGAGAATCCTAAGCAGGAAAGTCAGGAGAGCAGCTCCTCGGAAAGTCACGAGGAAGATGAGGATGAAGACGAGGACGatcaggaggaggaggaagaggaTGAAGAACCCGAGGAGGACGACGAAGGAGAACAGGACAAGAAGAAGGAGAAGCGAGTGGGCAGACGACCAGGCACCACCCTCAAAAAACGCATTGCCCACAAT
Encoded here:
- the LOC119552639 gene encoding protein piccolo, translated to MEPNRHHEYQTHHQPHPSMQHHPTHPHHQPAHHQPPHHPQQPIHQHHPPPPQQQQQQQPPPPQQIHQQQHPHHYQQLHHHPTSSTAVGSSSSASYGNHHPQHHTTALAEDQRSRTGMYMGRSSQPGLPPPPHPPAQGSGPSGPSGSDPHMQYYTSNQNLALKKMPDPHPSWSYKSQAVPAPASAPGLRQHGNPGLYQTGSTAYWPPPDEQMHHQQPSRYAYGKPGGPISGSRPMPGPLPNSQRYYSEDIKYSTVPAASKVVTYAPPASSSQPQPPPPTSSSSANSSSVRHYELEHVVNPSNPSNEHQQPSPNYGRKCPPHYETPPEQRSAGATPNSTGAPTSTSHHQSLYIPMPTFSTEKFQTTVHNAIEKYVRETPGPSLEYPRGGAAAGVGATGGAAYGRTGYYNQQPVKNSKTAPPTPQTATSSYVKMEPEHALTGSLPQPTRSSLYHNPYNVESRERDSSPAMATVPAPHGYPTKYGKLIQQQHAGGVGTTSSAPYSSYYHQGTPSPAAGAVASPTPAPAPPPAGAPGTIMVPGTAVGAGIPQHSSQPAPAPVNSQQPASSSSNANYSTLQVYPHGPDICYQPGSQSQAQSQSQSHPNPAKKPPTVTKPNYRALINDMLKRNTASEQELNLQIIKKTLNMEPPARNHPAPSRVIQQAAAPAPPAVSSAPHPPPPPIHSPLDLSMRTVKQTADSTEYKYQRPSTDYKLPQAGLGGGLGLPRFDITPNFSAATRSGAPTSPAPTAVIRQAPALPAAAPLPPTVSVPPVAAAPALVIKTLQQMRPSVVETNPFAKRQQQLPPETSIVQVNKPPVELMPTPSPSPHNSSNPNYLGRKRHLQEYNQAAAKQARLDAESSGSLVPGAPLIAAPTSVVVVAPVPVIAVNEQALAAKREREMQPAGLPESSTSASTVPKVEPRIRTKAELKGFTFTPPVLVTSTTNASSTISPPRTPPNQVTNHIQIKLEPAPPKAADLGLEEELSLGNLMDWGSTCNNLVEQLLSKVVVPPALPVSTGIKLELSEDDLPVARILKRQPLAAVAPAGGDAESATTQLTTTTNGISSSLGNGSGQKKLSKVEREKKRLQQEQRIAARLAPKEGESSSSESDTTELHKRNSARQKKPLLRKGRARQRSPEAASIQQSSDEEQEKVNQRLSRSQTSSEESKTKATSTKKEVKKEAKTPNNKANNNTSLTKTSKKQFDASSQNKSKSEENPKQESQESSSSESHEEDEDEDEDDQEEEEEDEEPEEDDEGEQDKKKEKRVGRRPGTTLKKRIAHNLNTMTRSKHRKELELQLANSKVLRNDKIIRNSTTKIKRKYVRKVVDSKKEMMVTRLRNKRGLNSDLGPLNGRNAKLKGTKVGNSPGKPAKTSPQQQLYLEEYRYKLALKIPHRLISINKLNKVAASLPDLERRDLGQELACFKRNRPKTKAASKQDSTPKSIIDVLHLRVTNGSTAGTQRKISVSAPASTILQIHSETSQTSASTSLYEQPQQEPTDNQSLDDLSKRHFSIFDTKVLQSKTRTETKLQKHREIIREIFVGPERPASAPPECAQEADAGDAISYQKYEEFLQQMNSIASANDNKLTRRSLMEDKSATAPQCPHKRKYRCRKGSSGFDYIRKKKRPTPTQNQNQNHNQNQNHSQSSSQLTQHLLEHNQSAADERLDDTDSTIAGSSHLPPKVKTEMDVCREIQKWVLNKGVGQSTMHKAARQGLIDVVVYCLDHLNMNPDQKDNAGYTPLHEACTQGWLEIARILLQFGANHSEAAQSGIRPLHGAIENDHEEVVRLLLSYGADPLLATYSGQTPLMLASSKLMRGILRAHLSDAQSAAADIKPMRFHGPWEIFDAKEYGYDIFDSVPNTACDMSRALRRERKEAKQQRMSHSNSNSTRNSNVNGNDLLPAKKEVQEPEDLDQERVKTIKQNGETSATKTGSATTTTTMVKLEPGTDEDSNNNKNNDELNANVENNLVTSVVNVKNEVKKEVDAETEGVPEANRISRSRLDDDQTDIETMDSELNGDIFEFEEADVPLPPLYLLKDEGSDKWVLLNDLCNLLKVKSKDTLLNKLCPSNSNALASSQKHLLREFKIDDFLEKATCLQLLCAGEKLNMFSSSKVVLIKYNDSVRNLLGVKTILMKF